The nucleotide window AAACGAGAGGGGGAAGATTACGGGTATGGATATCACCTATGCTTTCACGGATGAACGTTTCAGGCAAGTTGTGTTGGATCGTTTTTGTGATCAGCGGGGGTTCATTCAGGAAAGTGACGTTCATGAGGTTGAGATATTACAACTTTCCAATCACAATATTAGCAATCTTGATGGAGTCGAGTATTTCAGGGATCTTCAAGAGTTGGATTGTGCCTGTAATCAATTGACCGGTCTGGATCTCACTCAGAATCACGAGCTGAGGACGCTACGTTGCAGAGAGAATCAACTTCTTACGCTAGACCTAAGTTCCAATTCGGAATTGCAGGTACTTGATTGCAGCTTTAATCGACTTCGCAAATTGGATCTTTCTCATAATTCCAAGCTTGTAACGGTGGAGTGTCATTGGAATATGTTGTCGAAGCTTGCTTCGGAGCCCCTTGAGTGGTTAGAGGAACTCAGTTGCAGCTATAACGCTCTTTTCTCACTTGAACTTAAGCAAAATAAGCAACTGCAGCGACTCGATTGCGCCAACAATTACATGTTGGAACTTGATGTAACCCGTTGTCCCAATTTGCTTGAACTTCGTTGTAACCACAACCATATCAAACAGTTGGATCTTCGTTCGAATTTGGTTTTGGAGAGTGTCCGGTGTTTTAACAACCATATTAGCGAGCTGGATATTCGCCATAACGTGCAGCTACGAGAGCTGTACTGTTCCGAGAACAAGTTGGCCGAGTTGGATTATAGTCTTAATCCCAAACTGGAAAGATTGCAGTATGCCGACAATCTAATATTTAAATCCAATCATGAGGTTCCGGGTATGGGGGTCTTTCAGTATGATGGTTCGATGTCCAACTATCAGATGCGATTACTTGTTCAGGACAATGAGCTTGTAGTCACTGCACAGGTTTCAACGAAGACAGAGATGGAAACTTTATCCCCATACATGGCGGAGACTTGGAAACGGTGGGACATGCTTGGTGAGCAGGCGCTTAAAACCATTGCCGAGGCCCATCCGGACGAGGATATCAACGAACTGGTTTTGGCTGATGCAGAATTTCAGGAAGATCAATATTTCCGATTGGGTTATGATGCGGGGGATACACCGGCAGGCCGACTGTACATATATGCGGAGTTCGACGATGAATTTCAAATGTTGGATACGTTGATCTATGAAACGTATTAAAGCCACGAGATCGTGGCTTTTTTGCTGTGTTATTTTGTATGTTAT belongs to Paenibacillus sp. FSL H8-0079 and includes:
- a CDS encoding leucine-rich repeat domain-containing protein; the protein is MDITYAFTDERFRQVVLDRFCDQRGFIQESDVHEVEILQLSNHNISNLDGVEYFRDLQELDCACNQLTGLDLTQNHELRTLRCRENQLLTLDLSSNSELQVLDCSFNRLRKLDLSHNSKLVTVECHWNMLSKLASEPLEWLEELSCSYNALFSLELKQNKQLQRLDCANNYMLELDVTRCPNLLELRCNHNHIKQLDLRSNLVLESVRCFNNHISELDIRHNVQLRELYCSENKLAELDYSLNPKLERLQYADNLIFKSNHEVPGMGVFQYDGSMSNYQMRLLVQDNELVVTAQVSTKTEMETLSPYMAETWKRWDMLGEQALKTIAEAHPDEDINELVLADAEFQEDQYFRLGYDAGDTPAGRLYIYAEFDDEFQMLDTLIYETY